CGATGCCGATCGAGCTGTTGTTCAGCTGGGTGAAATTCTTCCAGCTCGAGTTACCGGCATGCCAGGCGGCGTTCTTCTCGTCGACCAGGCCGTAGATCACCGGGACCGGGTCGTCGGTGACCAGGTAATGCGCGCTGACTTCCTGCTGGGTCAGCGTGGTCAGCGACGAGGCCTTGTCGCCGACCGTGTAGTGCAGCACCAGGAAGCGCACGCGGCTGGCCTGGCCCTTGGCCGTGTAGGTGTGATCGATGACCGGGCCGGACGGCGGCGGCGTGGCGCAGCCGGCCAGCAGGGCGAGGAGCAGGGACGCGACGAGAATTTTCATGGGCGTGTAGGTAGGTGGATGTCGGTGTCGATGGCCATGCGTGCGGCCGCCTGGTGGGCGCCGCCGGAACGCTGCGTCAATACCGTCCCGGACGGCAGCGCGGCGCGCATCGCTGCCGGAATGATAGCGTGCAGCTCGGCCGCGCGCCCTGACAGCGCCACCGGACGTGCGCCGAAGCGGTCGATCAAGGCGCGCGCCAGGCGCGCCAGCTCGGCGCCGGCGGCGTGCAGGATGGCGTTGGCGGCCGGGTCGCGCTCGGCCGTCGCGGCCACGGCCAGCGCCAGCGTGCCGACCGCGCCGCGTTCCTGGCCGTAGATGAACTGGCGAGAACAGGCCCAGTCGGATCCGCCGACGGTGTCGAACACCGCCTGCGCCATCGGCGAGTCCTGCCAGCAGCCGGGCCGCTCGTCTTCGTTTCGCCAGATGTGGCGCAGCGCCTCGCGCGCGATCCAGAAGCCGCCGCCACCGTCGTCGAGCACCACCCCGCGTCCGCCGGCACGGTGGAATTGCCCATCGACGTCGATGAAGGCGCCGATCGAGCCGGTGCCGGCGTAGACCAGGTAGCCTTCGCCGGGCGTAAAACTGGCGCGGTAGGCGATCTCCATGTCGCTGCAGAAGTGGATCGCGTGCGGGTCGACGTGCAGCAGTTCGGCCAGCCAGCGCTGCAGCAGCTCATTGTCCCCCGC
This genomic stretch from Massilia sp. 9096 harbors:
- a CDS encoding N-acetylglucosamine kinase; translation: MIRSQSASSTEALGLGIDAGGTRTRWALAAPGGRIVAEGVNAGLSALQMGSAAGREAVRAAFTQLAADVLQHGAPARAWAGLTGFGGDAGDNELLQRWLAELLHVDPHAIHFCSDMEIAYRASFTPGEGYLVYAGTGSIGAFIDVDGQFHRAGGRGVVLDDGGGGFWIAREALRHIWRNEDERPGCWQDSPMAQAVFDTVGGSDWACSRQFIYGQERGAVGTLALAVAATAERDPAANAILHAAGAELARLARALIDRFGARPVALSGRAAELHAIIPAAMRAALPSGTVLTQRSGGAHQAAARMAIDTDIHLPTRP